The DNA sequence CGACCGCGACGGCATTCGTGCACGAGCAGCTCGACCTCGGCGTCGGTGAACTGGTGTACGGACTCGGCGAGCGCTTCGGCCCACTCGTCAAGAACGGCCAGTCGGTCGACATCTGGAACGCCGACGGCGGCACGTCCAGCGAGCAGGCCTACAAGAGCATCCCGTTCCACCTGTCGAACCGGGGCTACGGCGTGCTCGTGAACGATCCGGGCCACGTCTCGTACGAGATCGGCTCCGAGGCGGTCGAGCGCGTGCAGTTCTCGGTCTCCGGCGAGGTGCTGGAGTACTTCGTCATCGCCGGCCCCACCCCGAAGGACGTGCTCGGCCGCTACACCGCGCTCACGGGCCGCCCGCCCGTCGTGCCCGCCTGGTCGTACGGCCTGTGGCTGTCGACGAGCTTCACCACCGACTACGACGAGCAGACGGTCACGTCGTTCATCGACGAGATGGCGGCACGTGAACTGCCAGTGTCGGTGTTCCACTTCGACTGCTTCTGGATGCGCGAGTTCAACTGGTGCGACTTCGAGTGGGATCCCCGCGTGTTCCCCGACCCCGACGGGATGCTCGCGCGCCTGCACGAGAAGGACCTGCGCGTCTGCGTGTGGATCAACCCGTACATCGGTCAGCGCTCCCCCCTGTTCCGCGAGGCGGCCGACCAGGGCTTCCTCGTGCGCCGCCCCGACGGCTCGGTGTGGCAGTGGGACCTGTGGCAGGCCGGCATGGGACTCGTCGACTTCACGAACCCCGAGGCGACCGCCTGGTACCAGGCGCACCTGCGCCGTCTCGTCGAGCAGGGCGTCGACTGCTTCAAGACCGACTTCGGCGAGCGCATCCCCACCGAGGTCGTCTGGGCCGACGGCTCCGACCCCCTCCGCATGCACAACCTCTACACCGACCTGTACAACCGGGCCGTGCACGACGTGCTGACCGAGGCACGGGGCGCCGACGACGCCGTGCTCTTCGCCCGTTCCGCGACGGCGGGCGGCCAGAGCATGCCGGTGCACTGGGGCGGCGACTCCACGTCGACGTACGCGTCGATGGCGGAGACGCTGCGCGGCGGGCTCTCCCTCGCCCTCAGCGGCTTCGCTTTCTGGAGCCACGACATCGGCGGCTTCGAGGGCACGCCGGACGCCGGGGTGTTCAAGCGCTGGACGGCCTTCGGTCTGCTGGGCTCGCACTCGCGCTTCCACGGGTCGAGCTCGTACCGCGTGCCGTGGGCGTTCGACGACGAGGCCGTCGACGTGACCCGCCGGTTCACCCACCTGAAGATGCGGCTCATGCCGTACCTGTACCAGCAGGGACTGGATGCTGCCGCGACCGGCATCCCCCTGATGCGGCCCCTGCAGCTGGAGTTCCCCGAGGACCCAGCGGTCGGGTACCTCGACCGCCAGTACATGCTCGGGTCGAACCTGCTCGTCGCTCCGGTGTTCTCGGCCGACGGGTCGGTGGAGTTCTATCTGCCCGACGGCGAATGGACGTCGCTGCTCACGGGCGAGACGGTCACGGGGGGCGGATGGCGTCGCGAGACCCACGACTTCGACTCGCTGCCCCTGTACGTCCGCCCCGGCACCGCTCTGCCGTGGGGCGCGCGCACCGATCGCCCTGACTACGACTACCACGAGGGTCTCGAGGTGCGGGTGTTCCCCGGCGGCGAAGGGATCGTCGCGGTGACCGTGACCGCCCCCGACGGCGACCGCAGAACGTACGACGTCGACCTCGGCCAGGTGACGCGATGAGCCACGACACGAGGGGGCTCGGGCCGGCGGGCGACTACCGCGGCAGCGGCCTCGTGCTGCCCGAGGGTTTCGTGTTCGGCTCGGCGACCGCCTCGTACCAGATCGAGGGGGCAGCAGCCGAGGACGGCCGCACCCCCTCGATCTGGGACACGTTCAGCCGCACGCCGGGCAAGGTGTGGAACGGCGACACCGGCGACGTCGCCTGCGACCACTACCACCGCGTCGAGCAGGACCTCGACCTCATGGCCGACCTCGGGCTGCAGGCGTACCGGTTCTCGATCGCCTGGCCGCGCATCGTGCCCACGGCCTCGGGTGCCGTGAACCAGGCGGGCATCGACTTCTACTCGCGCCTCGTCGACGGTCTGCGCGACCGCGGCATCCGCCCGGTGGCGACGCTCTACCACTGGGACCTCCCCCAGTACCTGGAAGACGCCGGCGGCTGGACCGCCCGCGAGACGACGGACGCGTTCGAACGGTACGCCGAGGTCATGGGCGCAGCGCTCGGCGACCGCGTCGACACCTGGACCACGCTCAACGAGCCATGGTGCTCCGCCTACCTCGGATACGGGCAGGGCGGTCATGCGCCAGGGCGCCACGAACCGGCATCCGCTCTCGCCGCCGTGCACCACCTCAACCTCGCCCACGGTCGAGCGCTGCAGGCGCTCCGCGCCACCTCGACGGGCGACCCCGACTACTCCGTGACGCTGAACTTCCATGTGCTGCGCGGACAGGGCGACGGGGCGGCCGAGGCGATGCGACGGATCGACGCGCTCGCGAACCGCGCATTCACCGGTCCGATGCTGCGCGGCGAATACCCCTCCGACCTGCTCGCGGACACGGCCTCCGTGACCGACTGGTCGTTCGTCCGAGACGGCGACCTGGCGACCGTGCACCAGCCGATCGACGTGCTGGGCGTCAACTACTACTCCACCGCCACCGTGCGACTCTGGGACGGTGTGTCGGAGAAGCAGCAGAACGACGGCCACAAGGGCGCCGAGGGAGGCACCGCCTGGCCAGGCAGCGACCAGCTCGTCGAATTCGTCGAGCAGCCGGGCCCGTACACGGCCATGGGCTGGAACATCGCACCGGAGGGTCTCGAAGAGCTCCTCGTCTCACTCTCGCAGCAGTTCCCCGAGCAGGCGCTCATGGTCACCGAGAACGGCGCGGCGTTCGACGACGAGGTCGCCGACGACGGCAGCGTCCCCGACCCCGAGCGCACCGACTATCTGCGGAGGCACTTCACGGCCGCGCACCGAGCCCTGCAGCGAGGCGTCGACCTGCGCGGCTACTTCGTGTGGTCGCTCCTCGACAACTTCGAGTGGGGCTACGGCTACGCCAAGCGATTCGGCATCGTGCGCGTCGACTTCGACACGCTCGAACGCACCGTGAAGGACTCGGGACACTGGTACCGCGAACTCGTACGGTCGCGAATCATCCGGGAGTGAGGTGAGCCCGCGAGGGCACGTGGCGTGAGCGCGTGAGCGCGAGGGCGGCGGTGAGCGGGCCCCCACCGCGTGAGCGCGTGAGCGCGTGAGCGCGTGAGCGCGAGCGCGGCGGTGAGCGCGTCCCCCACCGCGTGAGCGCGTGAGCGCGAGCGCGGCGGTGAGCGCGTCCCCCACCGCGTGAGCGCCTCGACTAGCGCTTGTCGGGCCGCTGCTTCCGGTCGTTCCACGCGGCGAACGCGGAGGCGGCGGCTCCGGCCGCACGGTCGAAGGCCTCCGCCGACCGCGAGATCATGTCCTGCGCGGCATCCTGCCAGGTCGGCGCCGCAGGGGCTTCCCCGGCCTGCACCCGCGCCGCGTGCTCCGCCGCCTCGAACGCCCGCTCCAGATCGGCGACCGCGTCGCGATAGGCGGCGAACTCCGCCGGCGTCGTGACCTTCCCGCCCGCAGCGCGGCGCGCGTCGACCGCGGCGCCCGCCGCCCGCAGGTAGGCCGCCGTCTCGGGCTGCTTGACGTCGGTCATCGCCGGATAGGCGATCTGCAGCGACGCATCCGTCTCGTACCGCATCCACCGCGCGGTGATCGCCTCGTGCTCGGCCTGCAGCCGCTCGAGCGGTCGAGGAGCGGATGCCGCGGGCAACGCCGCCCGCGCAGCGCTGAGCCGCACCTGCTTGGCTCGGACGTCGGCCGCAGCGGCCTTCGCGTCGTTCTCCTTCTCGCGCAGCATCCGTTTGGCTCCGGCGACCTGCTCGGGCGTCGCCCGCCGCGCGCTGCGCTCGGCCGAGACGCGCGCGTACTCGGCCCTGGCCAGTCGGGCGGCCATGCGACGTTCGGTCGCGAGCTGCTGCGCCTGTCTGAGGTCGTGCCGCGCGGCGTCGACCGCGAGCCGGCGTCCGCTCTTCATGCTCCGCCTCCGCATCCCGATGCCTCCCGCGGCGACTCCTCCGGCCGCGACGGGCGCGATCCACCACCACTCGATGAGCAGCAGCGGATCCATGCTTCGATGCTACCCAGTGCCCACGACTCTGTCCCCCGCCTGCCCCCTGCCCTTCCTGCCCCTGCCCCTAACCTCCTGCCCCTGCCCCTCCCCTCCTGCCCCTGCCCGTGCCCTCCTGCCCCTGCCCTCCTGCCCCGCAACTTCTGCGGCCTTTGCCACCTTGTGCGGCCATCACGGAGGCCTGTGGCCGCAGAAGTTCGCCGTGGCCGCAGAAGGTGACGCGCTCATCCCTTCTGCACACCGCGGGCCAGCGCCCGATTCTCCCCCGATCGGGTTGCGGGCGGCATTCCCGGGGGCATCGACGCCGCATCCTTGGTCGATGGACCTGACCGCATGGCTCGCCGCGCACGGCGGTATCGCTCACCGATCGGATGCCGCAGCGCACGGCTTCTCGCCTCGCCACGTGCGGGCGGCGATCCGGGCGGGTGATGTGCGGCGCATACGAGCGCAATGGGTGGCGCTCGATTCCGCGCCCGACGACCTCACCGCGGCCGCCGCCGCATCCGGCCGGCTGACCTGCGTCTCGCTCGCCCGGCGCCGCGGATGGTGGATGCCCGATCGCGTGGATGCCGGACTGCACCTCCAGGTCGGTGCGAACGCGCATCGGCATCGCGACGATGCGAGGCTGCACTGGGGCGCGCCGCTCATCGATCGCGGCGCCCGAGAACTCACGGCCTCCGTCGAAGACGCGTTGGCGCATATCGCGGTGTGCTGCTCCCACGAAGAGGCTCGGGTGATCTGGGAGTCGGCGATCCGTGTGGAGGGCCTCGACGTCGAGGCCCTCCGGCTCGTGCGGTGGCGCGACCAGCGCTCGCGCGGTCTCGCCGACGAGGTCGTCGGGTTGTCCGATTCCGGTCTCGAGACCATCGTCGTCGTGCGACTCAGCGGGTGGGGCGTACCGGTGCGGCAGCAAGTGCGGCTGGCAGGAAGACGAGTGGACATCGTGATCGGCTCGCACCTGGTGATCCAGATCGACGGGTACGCGCACCACTCGTCGTCGGCGCAGCGTGGTTCCGACGTCGCCCACGATGCGGAACTGAGACTCCGCGGCTACACGGTGCTGCGGTTCACCTTCGGCCAGATCGTGCACGACTGGCCGAAGGTGGAGCGCACTCTGCAGGCCGCCATCGCGCGCGGCCTGCACCTGCCGCCCGGACGTCGCACCTGACAGGAGCATGTTCTGCGGCCATGAGCGACTTCTGCGGCCACGACGCAGGGTCGCGGCCGCAGAAGGCGACAAGGGCCGCAGAAGTTGCGCGCACCCGAGGGCGTGCGCGCACTCTGCGAGCTAGACGAGGGTCTCCTGCCAGGCCGCGTGCAGCTGCGCGAACTTGCCCGTGCCGCCGATGAGCGCGTCGGGGCTGTCATCCTCGATGATGCGGCCGTGCTCCATGACCAGCACCCGATCGGCGATCGCGACCGTCGACAGGCGGTGCGCGATGATGATGGCCGTGCGGTCCTTGAGCAGCGTCTGCAGGGCATCCTGGATCAGACGCTCCGACGGGATGTCGAGCGACGCCGTCGCCTCGTCGAGGATCAGCACCGAGGGGTCGGCGAGGAACGCGCGCGCGAACGAGATGAGCTGCCGCTGTCCCGCCGACACCCGACCGCCGCGCTTGTTCACGTCGGTGTTGTAGCCGTCGGGCAGCGACGAGATGAACTCGTCGGCGCCGACCGCACGGGCCGCGGCACGGATCTCGTCGAGCGATGCGTCGGGCTTGCCCAGCGCGATGTTGTCGGCCACCGTCCCGCTGAAGAGGTACGCCTCCTGCGTGACCATGACGATCGCACGCCGCAGATCCTTCGGGTGCAGGTCGCGCAGGTCGACGCCGTCGAGCGTGACCGTGCCGAGCGACGGATCGTAGAACCGCGAGATCAGCTTGGCCAGCGTCGACTTGCCCGCACCCGTCGTGCCGACGAGCGCGATGGTCTGCCCCGCGGGGATGTCGAGGGTGAAGTTCGGCAGGATCGTCTTCTCGCCGTTGTACCCGAAGGTGACCTCGTCGAACCGCACGTGTCCGCGTGACTCCCACAGGTCGACCGGCTTCTCGGGGTCGGGCACCGTCGGCACCTCTTCGAGGACGCCCGACACCTTCTCGAGTGCAGCCGTCGCCGACTGGTACGAGTTGAGGAACATCGCGATCTCCTGCATGGGCGCGAAGAAGTTGCGCACGTACAGCACTGCCGACAGCAGCACGCCGACGGTGAGCGCGTCGGCCGACACCCGGATGCCGCCCCACAGCACGACGATGCCGAGCACGAGCGCCGCGACGCCCATGAGCCCGGGCTCGAAGGTGCCGAACAGCAGCATCGAGCGACGGTTGACGTCTCGGTACTCACCGGCGATCTGCTGGAACGAGTCGTCGTTGCGGCGTTCCTTCCGGAACGCCTTGACCGCGCGGATGCCCGTCATGGTCTCGACGAACTGCACGATGACCTTCGCGCTGATGACGCGCGACTCCCGGTACACGAGCTGCGATCGCGAGTAGAACCACCGCATCAGGAAGAACAGCGGGATACCGCCGATAGCGAGGATCAGTCCCGACTGCCAGTCCCACACGCACAGGGCGATGAACGTGAACAGGCCGAACAGGACTCCGGAGACGAGCTCGTTGAGACCGCCGTCGAGCAGCTCGCGGATCGAGTCCAGGTCGCTCGTCTGCCGCGAGATGATGCGCCCGGACGTGTACGACTCGTGGAACTCGAGGCTGAGACGCTGGGTGTGCAGGAAGATCCGCTTGCGGAGGTCGAGCAGCACCGCCTGGGTCAGCTTCGCCGCGATGATCACGTACCAGGCGATCATGGCCGCGGCGACGGCACCCGCGAGCAGGTAGACGCCGCCGATCATGAACGTCGGCATCCAGTCGGCGCGCTCGATCACGGCGGGCAGGGCGCGGTCCAGGCCGATGCTGATCAGGATGGGTCCCGACACCTGCAGCGCGGTGGAGATCACGAGCACGACCGCGGCGAGCACGATCTGCGGCTTCAGCGGGCGCACGAGCGACCCGAGCAGGCGCAGCGATCTGCGGCGGATCGCCCTGCTCTCCTCGCGTGTGTAGCGGGAGCGGTCCTCGTCCTGGGTTCCGGTGATCGCGGAGCTCATCGCTGCACCTCCTTCTCGGTGAACAGGTCTTCGTCGTCGGGGGTCTCCTCGCGGATGCCCTCGCGCACGGCATCCTCGATCTCGTCCTGCTCGTCGCGGATGATCGGGATCGCGCCGGTGCGCGCGGCCTCCTCGGCCTCGAGGCTCGAGATGACGTGCCGGTAGTGACTGCTCGACTTCAGCAGCTCGGAGTGCGTGCCGACCGCCGTGACGCGCCCTGCCTCGAGCAGGGCGACCCGGTCGGCGAGCGCCACCGTCGAGGGACGGTGCGCGACGATCAGCGCCGTCGTGTCGGCCAGTACGTGGCGCAGCGCCTCTTCGACGAGTGCTTCGGTGTCGACGTCGAGCGCCGACAGCGGGTCGTCGAGCACGAGGACCTTGGGCTTCGCGGCGACGGCACGGGCGAGGGCGAGTCGCTGACGCTGCCCACCGGACAGGCTCAGCCCCTCCTCGCCGATGATCGTCTCGACGCCCTCGGGGAGCGTGTCGACGAACGACGCCTGTGCGACCTCGAGCGCTTCGCGCAGCACCCGCTCGGCCTCGTCGCTGTGCACGTCGAGGTCGGCGCGACCGAGCAGAACGTTCTCCCGCACGGATGCCGAGAACAGCGTGGCATCCTCGAAGGCCATCGCGATGTGCTGACGCAGCTCCGCGAGCGGCAGGTCGCGCACATCGACGCCGTCGAGGGTCACGCGGCCGCCTGTCACGTCGTACAGACGCGTCGGGAGGGTCGTGAGGGTCGTCTTGCCGCTGCCGGTCAGGCCGACGAGCGCCATGGTCTCGCCCGGCCGGAGCACGAGGTCGATGCCGTCGAGCAGGTCGCGCTCGTGCGCCCCTGCGTCTTGGTAGCGGAAGTGCGCACCGTCGAAGGCGAGCTCGCCGCGCGGGTTCTCGATGTGCACCGGGTTCTCGGGATCGGTGATCGTGTTGATCTCGGCGTAGATGTCGAACACGCGGTCCGTCGCCGTGCGCGCGTCGAGCATGAACGAGAACAGGAACCCGATCGACTCGATGGGCCACCGCAGCACGGTCGCCATGGCGAAGAACGCGAACAGCTCGGGCAGCTCGATGGCGCCCTGCGAGATCAGCCAGATGCCCGACATGAGGCTCAGACCGAACGCGATCTGCGGCATGAGGTCGAGCCAGAACCAGATCGACGAGATCGCTCCGGCCTTGCTCATCTCGGTCTCGCGCAGCGTCTCGGCCTGGCGGCTGAACCGACGGAGGGCGTGCTTGCCGCGCCCGAACGCCTTGAGCACGCGGATGCCGTGCACGCTCTCCTCGACGCTGGTGGCGAGGTCGCCGGCCTGGTCCTGGCTGCGCCGGGTGAGGGCGCCGTAGCGCTTCTCGAACAGGTAGCCGCGGATCCAGAGTGGGATGGCCGTGACGATGAAGATCGTGCCCAGCAGCCAGTGCCAGCGGAAGAGCAGCACGGCGCCGATGATGATGGTCAGGACGTTGACGACGAGCAGCACGAGACCGAACGCGAGCCAGCGGCGGATCAGGCCGATGTCCTGCATCATGCGGCTCAGGAGCTGACCCGACTGCCAGCGGTCGTGGAACGCGACGGGCAGCGTCTGCAGCCGCGAGTACAGCTCGGTGCGCATCTTGTACTCGACCTGCGTGGCGGGATTGAGCACGAACTGGCGGCGCAGCCACACCATGAGCGCCTCGCCGAGGGCGAGGCCGAACACGGCGAGCGCACCCCAGACGATGGCGTCGATGGCTCCGGTCTGCACCGGCCCGCGGATGATCTGCTCGAGAACGATCGGGATCATCAGGGCGATGACGGCGGCGGCGAGCGCGCTGAGGGCGCCGCCCGCGAGCCGCCAGAGGACGGGCTTCACGAACGGCTTGAGCCGCCACAGGGCTGCCGGTGTGGAGAGGGATGACGACGGTGAGCTGTTCGACGATGAAGGCGAGGAAGACATGTCTCTCAGACGAGTTTCGTATGGAAAGCGGTTACTGAACGGGGGCGGGCGCGGAGAAGACTCTCGGAGTCCGGCGTCCGAAGCGATGGAGTCGCGATGCGGCTCCGAGTGGGCTCTAGCGGAGCGGACGCGCCGGGGTCGAGCCGTGAGCGGCGATCGGCGCAGTGACGATCGATGTCATGATGTCCTCCTCAGGGGCTCGGCGGTGTCGTCCGGTCGGCGCGACAGCCCACCAGCCTATTCCTGAGAACCAGCTGAGCGCAAGAGAGATTCCCGATCCGCAGAAAGAGGTCGGCGCCTCTCCTCTCGCGCGGGAGCCGGTCAGACGGCGGCCTCGCGGGCGAGCAGGCTCTGCTTCACGGGCAGACCCCAGGCGAATCCGCCGAGGGTTCCATCGGTGCGCAGGACGCGGTGGCACGGCACGAACAGCGCCGGAGCGTTCCTGGCGCAGATCGAGGCGGCGGCCCGCACGGCCTGGGGATTGCCGAGACGAGCGGCGAACGACGTGTACGTCAGCGGCTCCCCCGGGGCGATCGCCCGCAGTGCCGCCCACCCGAGCTGCTGCAGCGCGGTCCCGTGCTGCGACACCGCCACGGCGTCGATCGCCGTCACGTCGCCGGCGTAGTACGCGTGCGCGGCCGCTGCGGCATCCGTCTCGCCGTCTCGCACGTCGACGGGGCGGTGCGCGGCCGGGAGGCGGAAGAAGGTGGCCTCGCGATCCGCGGTCCAGCCGGAAGCGAGCACGCGCTGCTGCTCGTCGGCGAGGATCGTGAACGGCCCGTCGGGAGTGTCGATGGTCTGGATGAGGGCGGTCATGAGGACTCCTTTACAGGGGACGGGACGCTCGCAGAGCGCGGGAGGCTCGCGGGAGGCGGCGTGTTCGAGGAAGGTGACGCAGCTGGGACAGACGGCACGGCTGGGACACGCACGCGCTGGGGGCGCACCGGGGCTGCGCGCCACAGGTGTGCGCTGAGGTAGCTGCGCCAGGGCGCGACGCGCTCCGCCCACGCCACGAGCGGGCGGGGTTCGGCGGGCAGTCCCGCGGCGGCTGCACCGGCACGCAGCGCGACGTCGCCGGGAAGCATCACGTCGGGGTCGCCGAGCACCCGCATCCGTACGTAGTCGGCCGTCCACGGCCCGATGCCGGGCATCGCGAGCAGCGCCGCGCGCTGCTCGCCGGCATCGTCGCCGACCGTGAGCTGCAGCGATCCGTCGGCGAGAGCCTCGGCCGCTCCCACGATCGATCTGATGCGTGCGGCGGGCCCGCGCAGCACGTCGGCGCCATGCTCGGCGATCGCCGCCATGGTCGGGAACAGGATGCCGCCCTCGATGCGCTCGCCCAGCGCCTCGGTCAGCGCGGTCAGCGCCGTGCGCGCGGCGACCACCGTGATCTGCTGCCCCACCATCGCCCTGATCAGCATCTCGTGCGGGTCGGCGGAGCCGGGCACCCGGATCCCCGGCGTGCGCGCCACGAGAGGGGCGAGTTCGGGGTGCGCGCTCAGCGCCTCGTCGATCGCGAGCGGATCGGCGTCCAGGTCGAAGAGGCGCCGGGCCGTCGAGACGAGCGGTGCGAGGTCTCCCAGCTGGGTGACGCGCGTGCGCAGGTGCAGCCGCTCATCGGCATCCCGATGCACCTCGAACCAGGCCGGTCCGCCGACCATCCGCAGGTGCCGGGAGAACGAGGACTCCCCTGCCTCCTCCGCACCGGGGATCGCGCGAGCCGCCATCCATTCGAAGATGCCCGACGAGTCCAGCGGACCGCGATACGGCAGGATCAGGTCGATGGACCCCGGCGCGGCGGTGATGCTCCCCCGCCGCCGAGCACGCAGCTCGCCCGGTGTCAGACCGAAGACCTCGCGGATCGTGTCGTTGCACTGTCGGATGCTCGCGAAGCCCGCCGAGAACGCGACGTCGGACACCGGCAGGCTGGTGCCGACGAGCAGCATGCGCGCGGTATGAGCCCGATGCGCTCTGGCCAGTGCAAGCGGCCCGGCGCCGAGCTCGGCCGACAGCAGACGCGTGAGGTGCCTGGTCGAGTACCCGAGGCGCTGCGCGAGGCCCGAGACACCCTCGCGCTCGACGACTCCGGAGGAGATCAGGCGCATGGCCCGCGCGGCGACATCGCTGCGCACGTTCCACGCGGGCGAGCCGGGCGCTGCCTCCGGCAGACACCGTTTGCAGGCACGGTAGCCCGCTTCGTGGGCAGCCGCGCTGGTCGGATAGAACGTGACGTTCGCCGGCTTCGGCGTGCGGGCGGGACAGCTCGGTCGGCAGTAGATTCCGGTCGTGCGCACCGCCGTGACGAACTGGCCGTCGAAGCGGGTGTCGCGCGCGCTGATCGCGCGATACCGCTCGTCGAAGTCGATCACGGGGAAGCTCATGCCTCCACTCTGTCACGCGCCTCCGACATCGGCTGGCGGAAATCGGACACGGCTGTGGACGGCGGCCGAGGCCCCAGAACACACCGAAGACCCCGGCCCGCTGACGTCAGCGGGCCGGGGTCCGGATGCGAGCCGGGGTCGAGGCGAGAGCGTCAGACCGCGTCGGAGACGGCGCGGATCTCCTCGTCCGGGTGGTCCTGCGCATAGCGAGGACCGGCCTCGCCATTGCGCAGCCGACGCCGCAGCACCAGCAGCCACCAGACCAGGGCCAGCGCCATGATGCCGGCGAAGACGTAGGCGTTGCCCGCGAACGGCGGGAGGAAGACGAGCGCGAGGTCCACCCCGGCGAAGACGACGACGCCGATCACGAGCAGCGGGATCCTGGCCCGCCCGAGATCGAACGCGCCCTTCTCCGGCGCGGGCATGCGTCCCCGCACGGCCGCGATGAGCAGGCCGATGGTCTGCAGCAGGTACGTCGTGAAGAACGCCAGCGTCGCGATCCCGAGGAAGTAGTTGAACGCCTGCGGGCTGACGAGCGCCGACAGCAGCAGCAGCACCGACACGACGCCGAGGGTGATGACCGAGGTCGACGGCGTCTTGCGCTTGGGCGCGACGTGCCGCAGCGTCCGGGAGAACGGCATCATGTTGTCGCGCGACAGCGAGTAGAGCAGGCGGGTGCCGACGAGCACGTTCGACAGCAGGCAGACGAGGATGTTCGTGAGTGCGATCGCGATCACGATCCGGGCGACCACGGGGCCGAGCTGCTGACTGATGATCTCCTCGATCGGCGCGCTGGATCCGGCCACGGCATCCGCGTCCTTGATCGCCAGCACGTAGACCAGATACATGGCGAACTCGATGACGCACGAGACCGCGAAGGCGTAGAACATCGTGCGCGGGATGACACGGCGGGCGTCCTTCGTCTCCTCGGCGACATCGGCGACGGCCTCGACGCCCACCAGACCGAAGAACGGCCCGAGCGCGGCGGTGAACCAGGCGACGATGTACGGCACGGTCTCGTCGGGGCTCTTGCCGACGAAGAGCGACGAGAACGGCTGGGCGTTCTCGGGCGCGAAGATGAGCACGAGCGCGATGATGAGCGTCACGACGACGGTGACGACCAGCTCGAGCCCGACGCCGATGTTGTTGATGAACGTGGCAAGACGCACCTTGTAGGCGTTGATGAGCACGCACACCACGACCACGGCCACCGCGATGAGGATCTGTTCGCGCTGTTCGAGCTCCCACCCGAACACGCTGCCGAGATACCCCGCGAAGATGTAACCGAGGCTCGTCATGCCGCTGATCCAGCCGATCAGCGCGCAGAAGCCCGTGAACCAGCCGAAGGTCGACCCGTTGAGTCGGCTCGTCCACTGGTACGCGTACCCGGCGAGCGGGATCTTGCCTGCGACGTCCGCGGCGATCAGCGTCCAGATGAGGAACACGGG is a window from the Microbacterium sp. LWO14-1.2 genome containing:
- a CDS encoding methylated-DNA--[protein]-cysteine S-methyltransferase, which produces MTALIQTIDTPDGPFTILADEQQRVLASGWTADREATFFRLPAAHRPVDVRDGETDAAAAAHAYYAGDVTAIDAVAVSQHGTALQQLGWAALRAIAPGEPLTYTSFAARLGNPQAVRAAASICARNAPALFVPCHRVLRTDGTLGGFAWGLPVKQSLLAREAAV
- a CDS encoding Ada metal-binding domain-containing protein encodes the protein MSFPVIDFDERYRAISARDTRFDGQFVTAVRTTGIYCRPSCPARTPKPANVTFYPTSAAAHEAGYRACKRCLPEAAPGSPAWNVRSDVAARAMRLISSGVVEREGVSGLAQRLGYSTRHLTRLLSAELGAGPLALARAHRAHTARMLLVGTSLPVSDVAFSAGFASIRQCNDTIREVFGLTPGELRARRRGSITAAPGSIDLILPYRGPLDSSGIFEWMAARAIPGAEEAGESSFSRHLRMVGGPAWFEVHRDADERLHLRTRVTQLGDLAPLVSTARRLFDLDADPLAIDEALSAHPELAPLVARTPGIRVPGSADPHEMLIRAMVGQQITVVAARTALTALTEALGERIEGGILFPTMAAIAEHGADVLRGPAARIRSIVGAAEALADGSLQLTVGDDAGEQRAALLAMPGIGPWTADYVRMRVLGDPDVMLPGDVALRAGAAAAGLPAEPRPLVAWAERVAPWRSYLSAHLWRAAPVRPQRVRVPAVPSVPAASPSSNTPPPASLPRSASVPSPVKESS
- a CDS encoding amino acid permease, translated to MVDSRTPQDPPVTSLTPPPRRSDEDEDARLAEFGYSQKLDRSVGRIASFAIGFSTISATTAVFTGFSAGYLNAGAPFIWTLFLAIPVFLIWTLIAADVAGKIPLAGYAYQWTSRLNGSTFGWFTGFCALIGWISGMTSLGYIFAGYLGSVFGWELEQREQILIAVAVVVVCVLINAYKVRLATFINNIGVGLELVVTVVVTLIIALVLIFAPENAQPFSSLFVGKSPDETVPYIVAWFTAALGPFFGLVGVEAVADVAEETKDARRVIPRTMFYAFAVSCVIEFAMYLVYVLAIKDADAVAGSSAPIEEIISQQLGPVVARIVIAIALTNILVCLLSNVLVGTRLLYSLSRDNMMPFSRTLRHVAPKRKTPSTSVITLGVVSVLLLLSALVSPQAFNYFLGIATLAFFTTYLLQTIGLLIAAVRGRMPAPEKGAFDLGRARIPLLVIGVVVFAGVDLALVFLPPFAGNAYVFAGIMALALVWWLLVLRRRLRNGEAGPRYAQDHPDEEIRAVSDAV